One Ignavibacteria bacterium DNA segment encodes these proteins:
- a CDS encoding 4Fe-4S dicluster domain-containing protein, translating to MASVRGTVKIDMDTCKGCELCIEACPQESLAMSESINALGYHYAVLIQDNCTGCVNCALVCPDAIITVYRSKKKGSSKTITKEPIAVIKNVKSNIKFTIEDLPERIEV from the coding sequence ATGGCTTCAGTTCGTGGAACAGTCAAAATAGATATGGATACGTGCAAAGGATGTGAACTGTGCATCGAAGCGTGTCCGCAGGAAAGTCTTGCAATGTCCGAGAGCATCAATGCGCTCGGTTATCATTACGCAGTGCTTATTCAGGATAATTGCACTGGTTGCGTAAATTGCGCGCTCGTTTGTCCCGATGCAATTATCACAGTATATCGCTCAAAGAAAAAAGGTTCTTCCAAAACAATAACGAAAGAACCGATTGCGGTAATAAAAAATGTAAAAAGCAATATAAAATTCACTATCGAAGATTTACCGGAAAGGATAGAAGTATGA
- a CDS encoding 2-oxoglutarate oxidoreductase, whose amino-acid sequence MNEILDKTYLEQNDLECVWEKPDTLTDTRMHYCPGCGHGVVHKVLMEVVQELNIQSEIIGVAPVGCSVFAYNYLNIDMQEAAHGRAAAVATGIKRVLPNNYVFSYQGDGDLAAIGTAETIHAANRGENILVIFINNAIYGMTGGQMAPTTILGMKTSTTPFGREGETQGFPFRITELIAQLPGVYYVTRQAVHTPNAVRQLKKSFLKAFQIQKEKKGYCLIEVVSNCPSGWKMTPVVSNQWMEENMFPVYPLGDKKIDGKLVND is encoded by the coding sequence ATGAACGAAATTCTCGACAAAACATATCTCGAGCAAAACGATTTGGAATGTGTATGGGAAAAACCCGATACGCTAACTGATACACGAATGCACTATTGCCCCGGTTGCGGACACGGAGTGGTACATAAAGTTCTTATGGAAGTTGTTCAGGAACTCAATATTCAAAGTGAAATTATTGGCGTTGCTCCCGTTGGATGTTCTGTGTTTGCATATAATTATTTGAACATAGATATGCAGGAAGCCGCACACGGAAGAGCCGCCGCAGTAGCAACTGGAATTAAACGCGTGCTTCCGAATAACTATGTTTTCTCATATCAAGGAGATGGTGATTTAGCGGCAATCGGAACTGCGGAAACAATTCACGCTGCAAATCGCGGCGAAAATATTCTCGTTATTTTTATCAACAACGCAATCTACGGAATGACCGGGGGACAAATGGCACCAACAACTATTCTCGGAATGAAAACCAGCACGACTCCGTTCGGAAGAGAGGGGGAAACGCAAGGATTTCCGTTTCGTATCACGGAACTTATTGCGCAACTTCCGGGTGTGTATTACGTAACACGACAAGCAGTACACACGCCGAATGCAGTTCGACAACTGAAAAAATCGTTTCTTAAAGCATTTCAGATTCAAAAAGAAAAAAAAGGATATTGTTTGATTGAAGTTGTTTCCAACTGTCCATCCGGTTGGAAAATGACTCCCGTCGTTTCGAATCAATGGATGGAAGAAAATATGTTTCCTGTATATCCGTTGGGAGATAAAAAGATAGATGGGAAATTGGTGAACGATTGA
- the vorB gene encoding 3-methyl-2-oxobutanoate dehydrogenase subunit VorB — protein sequence MSNVRLMKGNEAIAEAAIRAGCNAYFGYPITPQSEIIEYLAEVGRERGMIVMQVESEVAAINMVYGASGAGARAMTSSSSPGISLMQEGISYMASAELPALVVNINRGGPGLGTIQPAQGDYFQATKGGGHGDYHLIVLAPASCQEMADFVFDAFDLADTYRNPVMILADGALGQMMEKVVFKEHTKTNHSFDKSWATTGKPTTRERNIITSLFIQPEKMEAVNLHLQKKYQTICNNEIRYQLVDTDDAEIVLVAYGLSARICHRAAELARENGLNVGLLRPITLYPFPYPILHELRRKVKGIMVVELNAGQMLEDVQLGVEGMIPVEFYGRMGGIIPSPDEIYEKIMEFKKMKLNKKSPAAFQPMQQSN from the coding sequence ATGAGCAACGTACGTTTGATGAAAGGAAATGAAGCGATAGCCGAAGCCGCAATTCGCGCGGGATGCAATGCGTATTTCGGATATCCGATAACACCGCAATCGGAAATCATCGAGTATCTTGCGGAAGTAGGACGTGAGCGCGGAATGATTGTTATGCAAGTGGAAAGCGAAGTTGCGGCAATCAATATGGTGTACGGCGCATCAGGAGCCGGTGCGCGGGCAATGACGTCTTCATCAAGTCCCGGAATCAGTTTAATGCAGGAAGGAATTTCGTATATGGCATCTGCAGAACTTCCGGCATTAGTTGTCAACATCAATCGCGGAGGTCCGGGATTGGGAACCATTCAGCCGGCGCAAGGAGATTATTTTCAGGCAACAAAAGGAGGAGGACACGGCGATTATCATTTGATTGTTCTTGCGCCTGCAAGTTGCCAGGAAATGGCGGATTTTGTTTTTGATGCGTTTGATTTAGCGGATACATATAGAAACCCCGTTATGATTCTTGCCGACGGCGCATTGGGACAAATGATGGAAAAAGTTGTATTCAAAGAACATACAAAAACAAATCATTCGTTTGATAAATCGTGGGCAACAACGGGAAAACCGACAACGCGTGAACGCAATATCATCACGTCGTTGTTTATTCAGCCGGAAAAAATGGAAGCGGTGAATTTACATTTACAAAAAAAATATCAAACCATTTGCAACAACGAAATTCGCTACCAACTTGTAGATACAGATGATGCGGAAATTGTTCTTGTTGCCTACGGACTTTCTGCGCGTATTTGTCATCGTGCGGCGGAACTTGCGCGGGAAAACGGATTGAACGTTGGATTACTGCGACCAATTACATTATATCCGTTCCCGTATCCTATCTTGCATGAACTTCGTCGCAAGGTGAAAGGGATAATGGTAGTAGAATTAAATGCTGGACAAATGCTCGAAGATGTGCAACTTGGCGTTGAAGGAATGATTCCCGTCGAGTTTTACGGAAGAATGGGAGGAATTATTCCTTCGCCTGATGAGATATACGAAAAAATTATGGAGTTCAAGAAAATGAAACTGAATAAGAAATCTCCAGCAGCATTTCAACCAATGCAACAAAGTAATTGA
- a CDS encoding 2-oxoacid:ferredoxin oxidoreductase subunit gamma: protein MTQEIIFAGFGGQGVLSMGMTLAYAGMLEEKEVSWMPSYGPEMRGGTANCIVIISNKPVSSPIVRKYDTVVALNQPSVTKFEHAVKPGGTMLFDTGSIIAPPSRDDITIVPVNADEIATRLKNLKVKNMVLLGAYLGVSPVVSIESVIGALSNVLPERYHNMLPLNQQALEEGKLFVNTFVS from the coding sequence ATGACTCAAGAAATAATATTCGCCGGGTTCGGCGGACAAGGCGTACTCTCGATGGGAATGACGCTCGCATACGCAGGAATGCTCGAAGAAAAAGAAGTTTCGTGGATGCCCTCGTACGGTCCCGAAATGCGCGGCGGAACGGCAAACTGTATTGTCATCATCTCCAACAAACCGGTAAGTTCACCGATTGTGCGAAAATATGATACGGTCGTTGCGCTCAATCAACCATCGGTTACAAAATTTGAACATGCGGTAAAACCTGGCGGAACAATGCTTTTCGATACCGGAAGTATTATTGCTCCGCCATCGCGCGATGATATTACTATTGTTCCTGTCAATGCAGATGAAATTGCTACGCGCTTAAAAAATTTGAAAGTGAAAAATATGGTTTTATTAGGAGCGTATCTTGGTGTATCACCTGTTGTATCAATTGAATCGGTGATTGGCGCGCTTTCCAACGTATTGCCGGAACGTTATCATAATATGCTTCCGCTCAATCAACAAGCATTGGAAGAAGGAAAATTATTTGTCAACACTTTTGTTTCATAA
- a CDS encoding cystathionine gamma-lyase, which translates to MKNTTKKPAKKNYSKETELIYGKTLSKKWDFNHHVIPPISSSSTFRLDTAKRGAQGFSEFAHYTEDATIASRSPIYIYDRLGEPNKEILEENLASAECGEIAVTFSTGMAAISAILGSLTGIGDEIISHEMIYGCTYSLLTNWYPRYKISTKFLDLRNLDALNSSLSENTRVIYFETPVNPTLELIDIIGVAEIVNNANLHRPKTKKIFVVIDNTFASPFCQRPLERGADFVVDSLTKGICGFGTDMGGVVVGPKWSYDILMLYRKDFGGALAAKSAWPILVYGLPSLATRMRQQMETAKEIAMFLENDPRIAFVTYPGLPSFPQFELAQQQMRDFDGNFAPGSMLYFSLKGKSPSQRHDKGEKFINHLAKNAYTVTLAVSLGQIRTLVEHPSSMTHSAIPLSEQINKGVDPGGIRLSIGLEHPKDILRDISDALKKL; encoded by the coding sequence ATGAAAAACACAACAAAAAAACCTGCCAAAAAAAATTACTCCAAAGAAACCGAACTCATCTACGGAAAAACATTATCGAAGAAATGGGATTTTAATCACCACGTCATTCCGCCAATTTCTTCCTCGTCAACGTTTCGATTGGATACAGCAAAACGCGGCGCGCAGGGATTTTCTGAATTTGCTCATTACACGGAAGACGCAACAATCGCATCACGTTCACCGATTTATATTTACGACCGACTTGGCGAACCGAACAAAGAAATTCTCGAAGAAAATCTTGCAAGCGCAGAATGTGGTGAAATTGCTGTTACGTTTTCTACAGGAATGGCGGCGATTTCGGCAATTCTCGGCTCTCTCACAGGAATTGGCGACGAGATTATTTCGCACGAAATGATCTACGGATGCACGTATTCGCTTCTCACCAATTGGTATCCGCGCTACAAAATTTCCACGAAGTTTCTTGATTTACGAAATCTTGATGCGCTGAATAGTTCTCTTTCAGAAAACACTCGCGTCATTTATTTTGAAACGCCCGTGAATCCTACGCTTGAACTTATTGATATTATCGGCGTTGCAGAAATTGTGAACAACGCAAATCTTCATCGCCCGAAAACGAAAAAAATATTTGTGGTCATTGATAATACGTTTGCATCTCCGTTTTGCCAGCGACCGCTTGAACGCGGCGCAGATTTCGTTGTGGACTCGCTCACGAAAGGCATTTGCGGATTCGGAACCGATATGGGAGGAGTTGTGGTCGGTCCAAAATGGAGTTACGATATTTTGATGTTGTACAGAAAAGATTTTGGCGGCGCACTTGCAGCAAAAAGCGCGTGGCCTATTTTAGTGTACGGATTACCAAGTTTAGCAACGCGAATGCGGCAACAAATGGAAACAGCCAAAGAAATTGCAATGTTTTTGGAAAACGACCCGCGCATCGCATTTGTTACGTATCCCGGATTACCATCATTTCCGCAGTTCGAACTTGCACAACAACAAATGCGCGACTTCGACGGAAATTTTGCTCCCGGCAGTATGCTCTATTTTTCTTTGAAAGGAAAATCACCTTCGCAACGACATGACAAAGGCGAAAAATTTATCAATCATCTTGCAAAAAATGCTTATACCGTTACGCTCGCTGTAAGTCTCGGACAAATCCGCACTCTTGTTGAACACCCAAGTTCGATGACACATTCCGCAATTCCACTCAGCGAACAAATCAACAAAGGCGTTGACCCGGGAGGAATTCGACTTTCTATCGGCTTGGAACATCCTAAAGATATTCTGCGTGATATTTCGGATGCGTTGAAGAAATTGTAA